One genomic window of Dromaius novaehollandiae isolate bDroNov1 chromosome 23, bDroNov1.hap1, whole genome shotgun sequence includes the following:
- the LOC112981187 gene encoding lethal(3)malignant brain tumor-like protein 4 isoform X2, with protein sequence MLEIITEAEAEAIKTLSALAANASLASLAPAAVDAPAASGTGPKVPRDIVPRSDFQARRQMDGFENGRFGAQTCSQQYRGSDTRDIPDGCRNRGNSRNLNVSIGCQGNEAGRPVKRLRRKRRLLLESEEEQENADEDEEKNKSNNKKGRRNTKPIKQVVPAKKKVWNWVSYLEEERMPAAPPKLFREYQSFPQGRNGFKVGMKLEGLDPEHPSQFCVLTVAEVQGYRMRLHFDGYQECYDFWVNADSSDIHPVGWCEKTSHKLLPPKGFKEGEFNWTSYLKNCKAQAAPKSLFKTLSTPVMPSGFRLGMKLEAVDKKNPLLMCVATITDMWDNRLLIHFDNWDENYDYWCEASSPCIRPVGYCQETGTPLTTPPGYKDSKAFSWEKYLEETNSQAAPARAFKLRPAHGFQVNMKLEAVDRRNPILIRVATIVDKDDRRIKIHFDGWDYNYDFWVDADSPDIHPVGWCAKTGHALQVPLGAVGPVGTAGQTCPTPGCHGIGHVKGPRYGTHYTLVGCPYSEVNLNRENLLQDRLSGEKPSPSHSIQKSKRPDTAAPFLGGAGEPSQEDSPLSRKSAQGGEKSCQSSLQSLSEQSGNSQEKDSVEEESSAASKAKPKKLGCSHAYIKLQLVKQEDDGKEPDFDLQQALHQSIFMPSLSSNPSHRLHLCWEQHCKLLPEVSGLTAKHVAKWTVEEVASFIQRLPGCKEQAAVFREEQIDGEAFLLLNQTDMVKILGIKLGPALKIYNAILMLRSAEEH encoded by the exons ATGCTAGAGATCATTACCGAAGCCGAAGCAGAAGCCATAAAAACTCTTTCGGCCTTAGCAGCAAATGCCAGCCTAGCCAGCCTCGCTCCTGCTGCTGTCGACGCTCCCGCTGCCTCTGGCACTGGTCCGAAAG TGCCTAGAGACATCGTGCCCCGTTCTGATTTCCAAGCCCGTAGGCAAATGGATGGCTTTGAGAATGGAAGGTTTGGTGCTCAAACATGCTCTCAGCAGTACAGGGGCAG TGATACCAGAGACATTCCAGATGGTTGCAGAAACAGGGGAAATAGTAGAAATCTTAATGTCAGCATTGGCTGTCAGGGGAATGAGGCTGGCAGACCTGTCAAACGTCTCCGAAGGAAGAGAAGACTGCTTCTGGAGTCTGAGGAGGAGCAGGAAAATGCAGATGAGGATGAG GAGAAGAATAAATCAAATAATAAGAAAGGCCGCAGAAACACTAAACCAATAAAACAAG TTGTTCCTGCGAAGAAGAAGGTGTGGAACTGGGTTTCCTACTTAGAAGAGGAACGGATGCCAGCTGCTCCCCCAAAACTCTTCAGAGAG TATCAATCGTTCCCACAAGGCCGAAATGGATTTAAAGTCGGAATGAAATTAGAAGGGCTGGATCCTGAACACCCATCTCAATTTTGTGTCCTTACTGTGGCAGAG GTACAAGGGTATAGAATGAGATTGCATTTCGATGGCTATCAGGAGTGCTATGACTTCTGGGTCAATGCTGATTCCTCAGACATCCATCCTGTCGGCTGGTGTGAAAAAACGAGTCATAAGCTGCTCCCTCCTAAAG GTTTCAAGGAAGGAGAATTTAATTGGACTTCCTATTTGAAGAATTGCAAAGCTCAAGCAGCTCCAAAAAGCCTTTTCAAGACCCTCAGCACA CCTGTCATGCCATCTGGTTTTCGTCTGGGAATGAAACTAGAGGCAGTGGACAAGAAGAATCCGTTGCTGATGTGCGTCGCAACCATCACTGACATGTGGGATAACCGCCTGCTGATTCATTTTGATAACTGGGACGAGAATTATGACTACTG GTGCGAAGCTAGCAGCCCATGTATTCGTCCTGTTGGTTATTGCCAAGAAACTGGAACCCCACTGACAACACCACCTG GATACAAGGATTCCAAAGCCTTCTCATGGGAGAAGTATTTAGAAGAAACTAATTCTCAGGCAGCCCCAGCAAGAGCATTCAAACTG CGTCCTGCTCATGGATTTCAAGTTAATATGAAGCTAGAGGCTGTGGACAGAAGAAATCCCATCTTGATAAGAGTGGCAACAATAGTTGACAAAGATGACCGTCGTATCAAG ATACATTTTGATGGTTGGGACTATAATTACGATTTCTGGGTCGATGCGGACAGCCCTGACATTCACCCAGTAGGCTGGTGTGCAAAGACTGGACATGCTTTGCAGGTCCCACTAG GTGCTGTTGGTCCAGTGGGAACAGCGGGACAAACATGTCCTACTCCAGGCTGTCACGGTATCGGCCATGTCAAGGGACCACGATATGGAACACATTATAC GTTAGTTGGCTGCCCATATTCTGAAGTGAATCTCAACAGAGAAAACTTGTTACAGGACCGTCTGAGTGGGGAGAAACCCTCCCCTAGCCACAGCATTCAGAAAAGCAAGAGGCCAGATACAGCTGCTCCATTTCTAGGGGGAGCAGGAGAGCCTTCCCAGGAGGACTCTCCACTCTCCAG AAAATCTGCGCAAGGCGGTGAAAAATCATGTCAAAGCAGCCTTCAGAGTCTGTCGGAACAGTCTGGAAACAGTCAGGAGAAAGACTCAGTAGAAGAGGAATCCTCTGCAGCCAGCAAAGCCAaaccaaaaaa GCTTGGGTGCTCGCATGCCTATATAAAGTTACAGCTGGTGAAACAGGAAGACGACGGAAAAG AGCCTGACTTTGATCTCCAGCAGGCCCTCCACCAGTCCATCTTCATGCCTTCCCTGTCCTCCAACCCGAGCCACCGCCTCCACCTCTGCTGGGAGCAGCACTGCAAGCTCTTGCCCGAGGTCTCGGGCCTCACAGCCAAGCACGTGGCCAAATGGACAGTGGAAGAG
- the LOC112981187 gene encoding lethal(3)malignant brain tumor-like protein 4 isoform X3 has product MDGFENGRFGAQTCSQQYRGSDTRDIPDGCRNRGNSRNLNVSIGCQGNEAGRPVKRLRRKRRLLLESEEEQENADEDEEKNKSNNKKGRRNTKPIKQVVPAKKKVWNWVSYLEEERMPAAPPKLFREYQSFPQGRNGFKVGMKLEGLDPEHPSQFCVLTVAEVQGYRMRLHFDGYQECYDFWVNADSSDIHPVGWCEKTSHKLLPPKGFKEGEFNWTSYLKNCKAQAAPKSLFKTLSTPVMPSGFRLGMKLEAVDKKNPLLMCVATITDMWDNRLLIHFDNWDENYDYWCEASSPCIRPVGYCQETGTPLTTPPGYKDSKAFSWEKYLEETNSQAAPARAFKLRPAHGFQVNMKLEAVDRRNPILIRVATIVDKDDRRIKIHFDGWDYNYDFWVDADSPDIHPVGWCAKTGHALQVPLGAVGPVGTAGQTCPTPGCHGIGHVKGPRYGTHYTLVGCPYSEVNLNRENLLQDRLSGEKPSPSHSIQKSKRPDTAAPFLGGAGEPSQEDSPLSRKSAQGGEKSCQSSLQSLSEQSGNSQEKDSVEEESSAASKAKPKKLGCSHAYIKLQLVKQEDDGKEPDFDLQQALHQSIFMPSLSSNPSHRLHLCWEQHCKLLPEVSGLTAKHVAKWTVEEVASFIQRLPGCKEQAAVFREEQIDGEAFLLLNQTDMVKILGIKLGPALKIYNAILMLRSAEEH; this is encoded by the exons ATGGATGGCTTTGAGAATGGAAGGTTTGGTGCTCAAACATGCTCTCAGCAGTACAGGGGCAG TGATACCAGAGACATTCCAGATGGTTGCAGAAACAGGGGAAATAGTAGAAATCTTAATGTCAGCATTGGCTGTCAGGGGAATGAGGCTGGCAGACCTGTCAAACGTCTCCGAAGGAAGAGAAGACTGCTTCTGGAGTCTGAGGAGGAGCAGGAAAATGCAGATGAGGATGAG GAGAAGAATAAATCAAATAATAAGAAAGGCCGCAGAAACACTAAACCAATAAAACAAG TTGTTCCTGCGAAGAAGAAGGTGTGGAACTGGGTTTCCTACTTAGAAGAGGAACGGATGCCAGCTGCTCCCCCAAAACTCTTCAGAGAG TATCAATCGTTCCCACAAGGCCGAAATGGATTTAAAGTCGGAATGAAATTAGAAGGGCTGGATCCTGAACACCCATCTCAATTTTGTGTCCTTACTGTGGCAGAG GTACAAGGGTATAGAATGAGATTGCATTTCGATGGCTATCAGGAGTGCTATGACTTCTGGGTCAATGCTGATTCCTCAGACATCCATCCTGTCGGCTGGTGTGAAAAAACGAGTCATAAGCTGCTCCCTCCTAAAG GTTTCAAGGAAGGAGAATTTAATTGGACTTCCTATTTGAAGAATTGCAAAGCTCAAGCAGCTCCAAAAAGCCTTTTCAAGACCCTCAGCACA CCTGTCATGCCATCTGGTTTTCGTCTGGGAATGAAACTAGAGGCAGTGGACAAGAAGAATCCGTTGCTGATGTGCGTCGCAACCATCACTGACATGTGGGATAACCGCCTGCTGATTCATTTTGATAACTGGGACGAGAATTATGACTACTG GTGCGAAGCTAGCAGCCCATGTATTCGTCCTGTTGGTTATTGCCAAGAAACTGGAACCCCACTGACAACACCACCTG GATACAAGGATTCCAAAGCCTTCTCATGGGAGAAGTATTTAGAAGAAACTAATTCTCAGGCAGCCCCAGCAAGAGCATTCAAACTG CGTCCTGCTCATGGATTTCAAGTTAATATGAAGCTAGAGGCTGTGGACAGAAGAAATCCCATCTTGATAAGAGTGGCAACAATAGTTGACAAAGATGACCGTCGTATCAAG ATACATTTTGATGGTTGGGACTATAATTACGATTTCTGGGTCGATGCGGACAGCCCTGACATTCACCCAGTAGGCTGGTGTGCAAAGACTGGACATGCTTTGCAGGTCCCACTAG GTGCTGTTGGTCCAGTGGGAACAGCGGGACAAACATGTCCTACTCCAGGCTGTCACGGTATCGGCCATGTCAAGGGACCACGATATGGAACACATTATAC GTTAGTTGGCTGCCCATATTCTGAAGTGAATCTCAACAGAGAAAACTTGTTACAGGACCGTCTGAGTGGGGAGAAACCCTCCCCTAGCCACAGCATTCAGAAAAGCAAGAGGCCAGATACAGCTGCTCCATTTCTAGGGGGAGCAGGAGAGCCTTCCCAGGAGGACTCTCCACTCTCCAG AAAATCTGCGCAAGGCGGTGAAAAATCATGTCAAAGCAGCCTTCAGAGTCTGTCGGAACAGTCTGGAAACAGTCAGGAGAAAGACTCAGTAGAAGAGGAATCCTCTGCAGCCAGCAAAGCCAaaccaaaaaa GCTTGGGTGCTCGCATGCCTATATAAAGTTACAGCTGGTGAAACAGGAAGACGACGGAAAAG AGCCTGACTTTGATCTCCAGCAGGCCCTCCACCAGTCCATCTTCATGCCTTCCCTGTCCTCCAACCCGAGCCACCGCCTCCACCTCTGCTGGGAGCAGCACTGCAAGCTCTTGCCCGAGGTCTCGGGCCTCACAGCCAAGCACGTGGCCAAATGGACAGTGGAAGAG